One part of the Prunus persica cultivar Lovell chromosome G5, Prunus_persica_NCBIv2, whole genome shotgun sequence genome encodes these proteins:
- the LOC18776787 gene encoding uncharacterized protein LOC18776787 has translation MKEPETDPMAVSSQLLSSLVEQIPFIQNFKGKWALIRAKLSELQAQLTDFADFPTYTSHPLSLHLLLSVSQTLADAVSLSQKCQTPNLSAGKLRTQSDVDSILARLHRHVTDAEILIKSGVLLDPAVSSVSSSASKRETVRAECRNLVTRLQIGSGESRNSAMESLLGILQEDDKNVMIAVAQGIVPVLVRLLDSSSFETKENAVFAISIISMVESSKHVLIAEGLSLLNHLMRVLDSGSGFGKEKACLALQALSFSKENARAIGSGGGVSSLLDICQAGTPGSQASAAGVLRNLAGFSENQENFVEENGVGVLLALASSGTALAQENAIGCLCHLLSGSESLKLLVVKEGGIECLRNFWDSCWNNNTRGLEVAVELLRHLASCSPIAEVLVSNGFVARLVGVLSCGILGVRIAAAKAAYELGFCSKTRKEMGECGCIAPLIKMLDGKAVEEKEAAAKALSTLILYAGNRKLFKKHEGGIVSSVQLLDPSIQNLDKKYPVALLASLAHSKKCRKQMVAAGACLHLQKLVDMEVEGSKKLLESLGRGKIWGVFSRS, from the coding sequence aTGAAAGAACCAGAAACCGACCCAATGGCAGTCTCAAGCCAGCTCCTTTCTTCACTGGTGGAACAAATCCCATTCATCCAAAACTTCAAGGGCAAATGGGCCTTAATCCGGGCCAAGCTCTCGGAGCTCCAGGCCCAGCTCACCGACTTCGCCGACTTTCCAACCTACACCTCCCACCCTCTCTccctccacctcctcctctCCGTCTCTCAGACCCTCGCCGACGCCGTTTCGCTCTCCCAGAAATGCCAGACCCCCAATCTCTCCGCTGGCAAGCTCCGCACCCAAAGCGACGTCGATTCGATCCTCGCCCGCCTCCACCGCCACGTCACCGACGCCGAGATTTTGATCAAGAGCGGGGTCCTCCTCGACCCCGCCGTTTCGTCTGTAAGCAGCTCAGCCTCCAAGAGAGAGACCGTGCGGGCCGAGTGCCGGAACCTGGTGACTCGGCTCCAAATCGGGAGCGGCGAGTCGAGGAACTCCGCCATGGAATCGCTTTTGGGAATTTTGCAGGAGGACGACAAGAACGTGATGATCGCTGTGGCGCAGGGGATTGTTCCCGTGCTCGTGCGACTACTGGATTCGAGCTCGTTCGAGACCAAAGAAAACGCCGTTTTCGCGATTTCGATAATTTCGATGGTGGAGAGCAGCAAGCACGTTTTGATTGCTGAGGGTTTGTCGCTTCTGAATCACTTGATGCGTGTGCTCGATTCGGGAAGTGGGTTTGGTAAGGAAAAGGCTTGTTTGGCGCTTCAAGCTCTGAGCTTTTCGAAAGAGAACGCTCGGGCAATTGGGTCTGGAGGTGGGGTTTCGTCGCTTTTGGACATTTGCCAGGCCGGCACGCCCGGTTCGCAAGCTTCGGCAGCTGGGGTGTTGAGAAATTTGGCTGGGTTTTCTGAGAATCAAGAGAATTTCGTGGAGGAAAATGGGGTTGGTGTTCTTTTGGCGCTTGCCAGTTCTGGGACGGCTTTAGCCCAAGAGAATGCAATTGGGTGCTTGTGCCATTTGTTGTCTGGTAGCGAAAGTCTGAAGCTTTTGGTTGTTAAGGAAGGTGGGATTGAGTGTTTGAGGAATTTCTGGGACTCTTGTTGGAACAATAACACCCGTGGTCTTGAGGTTGCTGTTGAGCTTTTGAGGCACTTAGCTTCGTGCTCCCCGATTGCGGAAGTTCTGGTTTCTAATGGGTTTGTAGCTAGGCTGGTTGGGGTGTTGAGTTGTGGTATATTAGGGGTGAGAATTGCAGCAGCTAAGGCTGCTTATGAACTTGGGTTTTGCTCAAAAACCAGAAAGGAGATGGGTGAGTGTGGCTGCATTGCCCCTCTGATCAAAATGTTGGATGGTAAAGCtgttgaagagaaagaagcgGCTGCAAAGGCCTTGTCAACGTTGATTCTATATGCCGGAAATAGAAAGTTGTTTAAGAAACATGAAGGTGGAATTGTGAGTTCAGTTCAGCTTTTGGACCCTTCTATCCAGAATTTGGATAAGAAATATCCTGTTGCTTTATTAGCCTCCCTTGCTCATTCAAAGAAGTGTAGGAAGCAAATGGTTGCTGCTGGTGCATGTCTACATTTGCAGAAACTTGTGGACATGGAAGTAGAGGGGTCTAAGAAGCTCTTGGAAAGCCTCGGTCGTGGTAAGATTTGGGGCGTTTTTTCCAGATCTTGA